Below is a genomic region from Pseudomonas berkeleyensis.
TGTCGGAGTCACTGAGTCGAATATCAACTCAGGCAGACATAAGGGAGGGCTCATGGACGCTCTACTTGCCTTTTTCACCACTTCGTACTTCGGTACACCCGGCTGGTTCTGGCTAGCCTTTCTGGTACTCATCCTCACCCTGCTGATCCTGGATCTTGGCGTCCTGCATCGCGATCAACACGAAATCGAGATGCGCGAAAGCCTGCTGCTTTACAGCGGTTATTTCAGCGTGGGCGTGGCCTTCGGCGGCTGGATCTGGTGGCAGCTCGGCGCCACCAAGGCCATGGAGTACTACACGGGATTTCTCGTCGAACAGTCGCTGTCGATGGACAACGTGTTCGTCATGGCGATGATCCTCGGTTACTTCAATATCCCGCGCAAATACCAGCACCGCGTGCTGTTCTGGGGCATCCTCGGGGTCATCGTCCTGCGCGCCATCATGATCGGTCTGGGAACGGCCCTGGTGCAGGAATTCGAGTGGATTCTGTACATCTTCGGCGCCTTCCTGCTGTTCAGCGGCATCAAGATGCTGCGCAGTGGCGATGAGGAATCGCACCCGGATCTGGCGCAGAACCCGATGATCCGCTTTGTGCGCCGGCATATCCGCGTCACCGACGACATGCACGAGGGCCGCTTTCTCGTACGCATCAAGGACAAGGTCAGCGGCAAGCCACTGCTCTATGCCACCCCGCTGCTGCTGGCGCTGGTGCTGATCGAGCTGGCCGACCTGGTATTCGCCGTCGACAGCGTGCCGGCGGTACTGGCCATCTCCCAGGATCCGTTCATCGTCTATACCTCGAACATCTTCGCCATTCTCGGTCTGCGCGCCCTGTACTTCGCCCTGGCGGCACTGATGCACCGCTTCATTTACCTGAAGTACGCTCTGGCGCTGGTACTGATGTACATCGGTGGCAAAATCTTCCTGCACGACCTGGTCAAGGTTCCGGCCCTGCTGTCGCTGGCCGTGACGATCGGCCTGCTCGCTGGCGGCGTGATCCTGTCGCTGATCAAGACCCGCGACCAGAAACCGGCCTAGCAGGGAGAGGCGATGCCCGACGTGCGCATAGAGCTCATCGAGCGACAAGGCCAGAAGCTTTGGCAAGTGCGCGTCGGGCGTCGTGCCCTGACCTTCCGCGAAGAGCAGGCCGCCCGCACCTTTGCCGCCCAGTTGCATGCGCGATTGAGCTGGCTGGCAGAAGGCAGGTAGCCGCAGGCAGCGCCGCATAACCGACTCAGGCGCAGCAAGCTCCACCTGGAAAAACCAAGGCCCGCATATGCGGGCCTTGGTTTTTCTGGCAGTAGCGATCAGCGGCTGGCTTTCATCACATCACGCGGCACGTACTTGCCGATCTCGTACTTGCCGATGGCTGCGCGGTGCACTTCGTCCGGGCCGTCGGCCAGACGCAGGGTACGCTGCATGGCGTACCAGTAGGCCAGCGGGAAGTCATTGGAGACCCCGGCACCACCGTGCATCTGGATTGCCCGGTCGATCACCTTGAGTGCGACGTTGGGTGCGACCACCTTGATCTGGGCGATTTCACTGGCGGCGATCTTGTTGCCCACGGTATCCATCATGTAGGCCGCATTGAGTGTCAGCAGGCGTGCCTGATTGATCTCCATGCGCGAGTCGGCGATATGGTCGATGTTGCCACCAAGGCGTGCCAGCGGCTTGCCAAAGGCTGTACGCGAAATCGCACGTTTGCACATCAGTTCCAAGGCACGCTCAGCCATGCCGATCGAGCGCATGCAGTGGTGAATGCGGCCTGGGCCGAGGCGCCCCTGAGCGATTTCGAAACCACGCCCCTCACCCAGCAACACGCTCTCGTACGGTACGCGTACGTTCTCGAACAGCACTTCGGCGTGGCCATGTGGCGCGTCGTCATAGCCGAATACCGGCAGCGGACGCAGCACGGTGACACCCGGTGCATCCATCGGCACCAGGATCATCGAATGCTGCTGGTGGCGCGGCGCATCCGGATTGGTCAGGCCCATGAAGATCATCACCTTGCAGCGCGGATCGCAGGCACCGGATGTCCACCATTTGCGGCCATTGATCACCCACTCATCACCTTCACGGCGAGCGTTGGCCTGCATGTTGGTGGCATCGGACGAGGCTACACCCGGCTCGGTCATGGCGAACGCAGAGCGGATCTCGCCGGACAGCAGCGGCTCCAGCCATTGCTGCTTCTGCGCCTCGTTGCCATAGCGCACCAGCACTTCCATGTTGCCGGTATCGGGCGCGGCGCAGTTGAACGGCTCCGGGCCGATCAAGGAGCGACCCATGATCTCGGCCAGCGGCGCGTATTCGGTATTGCTCAGGCCGGCACCATAGTCCGACTCGGGCAGGAACAGGTTCCACAGGCCTTCTGCCTTGGCCTTGTTCTTCAGCTCTTCCATGATTGCCGTCGGCTGCCAGCGATCACCTTCGGCTACCTGCTGCTCGAATACCGCTTCAGCCGGGTAGACGTGCGCTTCCATGAATGCCGTGACGCGTTCGCGCAGCTCTTGAACCTTGGGGGAATAAGCGAAATTCATCGGGCTACCTTCTGACGGGGCTGTGTATAACAAGAGGGTGTGAGGTTGTGGAAATGATGCTAGAACAGCGCTTAAGATTTATCGAACCTATTTTCAGCGTGTATGAACATTCATAACCGATATATGATCGACTGATATCGACGCCCCTGGAGCACTGCCGGCATGAACCTGACCAAGGTGGATCTCAACCTCTTCATCGTCTTCGACGCCATCTACACCGAGGCCAATCTGACCCGTGCCGGACAGATCGTCGGCATTACCCAGCCAGCCGTTTCCAACGCCCTCGCCCGCCTGCGCGAAACCTTCAACGACCCGCTGTTCGTGCGCACCGCCCAAGGCATGGTGCCAACGCCCATGGCGCAGAACATCATCGGTCCGGTGCGCAACGCCTTGCAGCTGCTGCGCGTGTCGGTACAGGAAAGCCGTACCTTCAACCCGCAGCAGGCGAACAAGACCTACCGCATCAGCATGACCGACCTCTCCGAGCAGATTCTTCTGCCGCCGCTTTTTCAGCGTCTGCGCCGCCAGGCCCCGAACGTGTGCATCGAGAGTTTTCTGGCCAAGCGTCGCGAAACCACCAAGGAACTGGCCGCTGGCCGCCTGGATTTCGCCGTCGATGCGCCGCTGAACACCGACCCGCAGGTTCGCCACGTCAAGTTGCTGGATGATCGCTACGTTTGCGCCATGCGCCCCGGCCACCCACTGGCCAAGGAAAAGATCAGCCTCGACGAATACCTGTCACTGACTCACATCCACATCTCTAGCCGTCGTAGCGGCCTCGGCTACGTCGACCTGGCGCTGGGCAAGATGGGCATTCAGCGCAAGATCGCCCTACGCTCGCAGCACTATCTGATGGCCAGCAGCGTGATGCTGCAGACCGATATGGTGATGACCGTGCCGGAGCGTTTTGCCCGTCGCCATAACCTGCACCATGTGACGCTGCCGGTCGGCGACGTGCCGGCACTGGAAACCCATCTGTACTGGCACGAGAGCACGGATCAAGACCCGGCCAACCGCTGGATGCGCGAACAGATGATCGAGCTGGCCCAACAGGTTGCCGCTCAGGAGAAGAAGGCCGAACAAGCGGCGTGAGTGAAAGGCTGTAAATGCAACAAGGCCCGCAAATGCGGGCCTTGTTGTTTTCGCGGAAGCGGGATCAGCGGGCAAGCTTACTATCGACCGACAGCTTGCCAGCACCTTCGAATACCAGGGCGATGCTGATGGCCAGCAGTGCCAGAGCGAATTCGTAGCCGTTGTTGCTCATGAAGAAACCATTGGCCAGGTGCACGGTGAAGATGGCCACCAGCATGGTCACTGCCAGCACCGCCGCAGCCGGGCGCACCAGCAGACCGATGATCAGCGCCACACCACCGAAGAACTCGGCGCTACCGGCCATCAGCGCCATCAGGTAGCCCGGCGCCAGGCCGATGCTTTCCATCCATTGGGCAACCCCTGCCAGACCATAACCACCGAACCAGCCGAACAGCTTCTGCGAGCCATGGGCGGCGAAGGTGATACCGGCGATGATGCGCAGTACGGTAATGCCGAAACCGGCTTGGCTAGCGGTAATGCTCTTGATCAGGTTGTTCATTTGCAAGGCTTCCTTTGGTGTGTGGGAGTTGATGGCGCACAGAATATCCAATTTATTCGATAAAAAAATAGCAAAAAACCGCTTATCAAAATCGAATTAATAGATAGTTAATTGGCCGTCAAGCGCTGGCCTTGCGGCTCCAATAGATAGCGCTCACGGTCATAAGCAAGGTAGTACTTATTAACCGCGTTCACATAGCTCACCACCCCCATGCCCATCTGCTCCATGGCCACACGCTCGACCTGGAAGAACCACTGGTTGGGGTTGAGGCCTCGCCGACGCGCCTCGGCGCGCAGACTCTGAACCCGTTGCGGGCCCAGGTTATAGCCCGCCAGCACGAAGGCCATGCGCTCGCGCTCGTTAAGCTGCGGGCTATTGAAGAAATTGCGGCGAATCATCGCCAGGTACTTGCTGCTGGCCTGAACGTTGCCGTCGACATTCTGGATATTGCTCACCCCCACGCTACGCGCGGCTGCCGGGGTAATCTGCATCAACCCCGTGGCACCGTTGGCGCCACGGGCCGTAGGGTTGAGCGTCGATTCCTTGAATGCCAACGCAGCCAGCAGCAGCCAGTCGAGATCCTGTTGCCGGGCGTGTTGCTGCAGTACCGAGCGCACCTTTTCCAGGCGCTGCCGCTCGGTACGCCCCAGTGGTGAATGAACCTTGTACAGGCGCCGGTAGACGCGCTGAAAGGCAGCGTCCTGATCGGCCGGACTCTGGTAGCCGCTGAAGAAGCGGTCGATGCTGGCCCGCAACATGGGTGCATCGGGACGCACGAACCACTTCATGTCGCCATCGCGCGCCAATACCAAGTGCTTGTCGACCCGCAGCTTGGGCATCACCTTGGCCCAGCGCTCCGCAATCGGCAGCTCTACCGCCGTACGCTCGAAGATGCCGGCCTGCACCATTTCCAGCACGTCCTCCACCGCCAGGGTCGGATCGACCCATTCGACGACGATGGGCGGCAACTTGCGGTCGGCCAGTTGCTGGTTGATCAGTCGCAGCGCTTCGCCAACAGCGCTGCCTGCCGGCAACGAGAGGCTGCGTCCGGCCAGTTGTTCGAGGCTGCGGTAATGCCTGTTGCCCTGCTTCGATACCAGCACCAGGGGAACATCGCTGCGAATCGCCGTACTGGCACTGACATCGTGCCCGGTGCGCACGTTGAGCAGTTCGCCTGGTGCGACCAGGTCGCCCTCGCCGCGCTGCAGGGCGCCGAGCAACTGATCCTTGGCCTTGGGAATGATCTTCAGCGTCAGGCTACGCCCGTCGCGGGAATTGCGATTGAGGTACTGCTCGAAGGCACGCAAGCGGTGGTATTCGACGCCGATGCTTTGCCCTTTGACCGAACCCGAGCTGTTGCGGCTTTGATTGACCAGCACGCGCAACTCTCCGCTGCTGCGAATGGCCGGCAAGTCCCGGGTACTGCGCGTCTGGCCTGTGACCTCTGGAGGGCCGGCCACGCGCGCGCTGACCGGCAGCGGCAGCATGGCCAACAGGCACAGAATCAGCAGCAATCGCGACATCGATTCTCCAGGAATGGCGGCAAGCCGCCGAAGCCTCGCGGGGTTCATAGCCTGCTCTTCGCCGATGCGCGACAGACGACAACTGGCTGCAAACCCGTCAAACACCTTCCCATGACGGGCACGGGGCGCGGAGAGTGGCACAGCCAAGCGCTGCAGCGCCACCCCATAGCCTTGCATCAACCTTAAAAACAGAGACCAACTTATTGTTTTAAATCGACTTTCTGACGAACGGATGGAAGCTGCTATTCTGCCCTTTCGCTCACAGCAGGTGGCACCATGCAACTCATCGATATCGCCGTCAATCTCACTCACCCCAGCCTCGCCTCGCAGGCCGAAGCCCTGCTCGAGCGCGCCTATGCCGCTGGTGTGTGTCAGATGGTGCTGACCGGCACCAGTCTGACCGAAAGCGAAGCCAGTCTCGCACTTTGCCGACAGCTGGATGCCAGCGGCGAGCGCCTGTTCAGCACCGCTGGGGTTCATCCGCACGATGCCAGCTCCTGGAACAACGCCAGCAGCGCAGCGCTCAAGGCATTGCTGGCCGAGCCGGCGGTGCGTGCCGTAGGCGAATGTGGTCTGGACTTCGACCGCGACTTCTCACCCCGCCCCGCCCAGGAAAAGGCCCTGGAGCAGCAATTGGCGCTGGCGGTCGAACTGAACATGCCAGTGTTCCTCCACGAGCGCTCTGCCAGCCAGCGCATGCTGGAGATTCTCCGTGACTGTCGCGATCAACTGCCGGCGGCCGTCGTGCATTGCTTTACCGGCGAACGCAGCGCCCTCTATGCCTACCTTGATCTCGACCTGCACATCGGCATCACCGGCTGGGTTTGCGATGAGCGCCGCGGCACGCACCTGCACCCGCTGCTCAAGGACATTCCCGGTGATCGCCTGATGCTGGAAACCGACGCGCCCTTCCTGTTGCCACGCAGCTTGCGCCCGAAACCCAAAAGTGGGCGCAACGAACCGGCCTTCCTGGGTGAAGTACTGCGCGAAGTCGCCTTGCACAGAGGTCAGTCCGAGCAAGCACTGGCTGCACAAACCACCGCCTGCGCACGAGCATTCTTCGATATGCCGGCCATACTAGATGAAGCAGTGCAAGAGTTTTGATTGACGTCAAGACTCTGACAAATAGCCGAGGCATACTGCTGGCAATTAGCCAACACCGACTGCAACGAGACGGATAACAACAGCATGGGCGCCTGGATCAGCGATCTTTCCCTCAAGTACAAATTCTGGGCGGTCAATGCCGTCGCACTGATCATCAGCCTGATGCTGGTGCTGTTCGCGCTGCACACCGAGCAACAGGCGCGCAGTGCCGATGCCAGGCAGGCTGCTGTCGAGCAGTCGCGCCTGCTCCAGCAATGGCCCCAGCAGGCTGCCTT
It encodes:
- a CDS encoding TerC family protein, encoding MDALLAFFTTSYFGTPGWFWLAFLVLILTLLILDLGVLHRDQHEIEMRESLLLYSGYFSVGVAFGGWIWWQLGATKAMEYYTGFLVEQSLSMDNVFVMAMILGYFNIPRKYQHRVLFWGILGVIVLRAIMIGLGTALVQEFEWILYIFGAFLLFSGIKMLRSGDEESHPDLAQNPMIRFVRRHIRVTDDMHEGRFLVRIKDKVSGKPLLYATPLLLALVLIELADLVFAVDSVPAVLAISQDPFIVYTSNIFAILGLRALYFALAALMHRFIYLKYALALVLMYIGGKIFLHDLVKVPALLSLAVTIGLLAGGVILSLIKTRDQKPA
- a CDS encoding acyl-CoA dehydrogenase — its product is MNFAYSPKVQELRERVTAFMEAHVYPAEAVFEQQVAEGDRWQPTAIMEELKNKAKAEGLWNLFLPESDYGAGLSNTEYAPLAEIMGRSLIGPEPFNCAAPDTGNMEVLVRYGNEAQKQQWLEPLLSGEIRSAFAMTEPGVASSDATNMQANARREGDEWVINGRKWWTSGACDPRCKVMIFMGLTNPDAPRHQQHSMILVPMDAPGVTVLRPLPVFGYDDAPHGHAEVLFENVRVPYESVLLGEGRGFEIAQGRLGPGRIHHCMRSIGMAERALELMCKRAISRTAFGKPLARLGGNIDHIADSRMEINQARLLTLNAAYMMDTVGNKIAASEIAQIKVVAPNVALKVIDRAIQMHGGAGVSNDFPLAYWYAMQRTLRLADGPDEVHRAAIGKYEIGKYVPRDVMKASR
- a CDS encoding LysR family transcriptional regulator, producing the protein MNLTKVDLNLFIVFDAIYTEANLTRAGQIVGITQPAVSNALARLRETFNDPLFVRTAQGMVPTPMAQNIIGPVRNALQLLRVSVQESRTFNPQQANKTYRISMTDLSEQILLPPLFQRLRRQAPNVCIESFLAKRRETTKELAAGRLDFAVDAPLNTDPQVRHVKLLDDRYVCAMRPGHPLAKEKISLDEYLSLTHIHISSRRSGLGYVDLALGKMGIQRKIALRSQHYLMASSVMLQTDMVMTVPERFARRHNLHHVTLPVGDVPALETHLYWHESTDQDPANRWMREQMIELAQQVAAQEKKAEQAA
- a CDS encoding DoxX family protein; amino-acid sequence: MNNLIKSITASQAGFGITVLRIIAGITFAAHGSQKLFGWFGGYGLAGVAQWMESIGLAPGYLMALMAGSAEFFGGVALIIGLLVRPAAAVLAVTMLVAIFTVHLANGFFMSNNGYEFALALLAISIALVFEGAGKLSVDSKLAR
- a CDS encoding MltF family protein encodes the protein MSRLLLILCLLAMLPLPVSARVAGPPEVTGQTRSTRDLPAIRSSGELRVLVNQSRNSSGSVKGQSIGVEYHRLRAFEQYLNRNSRDGRSLTLKIIPKAKDQLLGALQRGEGDLVAPGELLNVRTGHDVSASTAIRSDVPLVLVSKQGNRHYRSLEQLAGRSLSLPAGSAVGEALRLINQQLADRKLPPIVVEWVDPTLAVEDVLEMVQAGIFERTAVELPIAERWAKVMPKLRVDKHLVLARDGDMKWFVRPDAPMLRASIDRFFSGYQSPADQDAAFQRVYRRLYKVHSPLGRTERQRLEKVRSVLQQHARQQDLDWLLLAALAFKESTLNPTARGANGATGLMQITPAAARSVGVSNIQNVDGNVQASSKYLAMIRRNFFNSPQLNERERMAFVLAGYNLGPQRVQSLRAEARRRGLNPNQWFFQVERVAMEQMGMGVVSYVNAVNKYYLAYDRERYLLEPQGQRLTAN
- a CDS encoding TatD family hydrolase, which translates into the protein MQLIDIAVNLTHPSLASQAEALLERAYAAGVCQMVLTGTSLTESEASLALCRQLDASGERLFSTAGVHPHDASSWNNASSAALKALLAEPAVRAVGECGLDFDRDFSPRPAQEKALEQQLALAVELNMPVFLHERSASQRMLEILRDCRDQLPAAVVHCFTGERSALYAYLDLDLHIGITGWVCDERRGTHLHPLLKDIPGDRLMLETDAPFLLPRSLRPKPKSGRNEPAFLGEVLREVALHRGQSEQALAAQTTACARAFFDMPAILDEAVQEF